A genomic region of Dactylococcopsis salina PCC 8305 contains the following coding sequences:
- a CDS encoding class I SAM-dependent methyltransferase, with amino-acid sequence MSNDSGVKTDEKKQHFDDIYMESTPVPFKERIIDALDYISDDNNRQTFDRLILPWCEKQEGKVIPYVDLCCCFGNTTLAIAHNMTVEEIRENWKDAATAQKPLKPRRLHLQTSGIDLSENALQYAENAGIFDRTIQANLNQPSAEKKAAVLNTMKEADILVSTASLVYLEESAIEELISTFANAPREGYCLVNFLNPFGLEKADATKRILLQNLDFVGSTATRHRRMSPLEQENYPGEEWSLLEIWVLKRKGLKQKVET; translated from the coding sequence ATGAGTAACGATTCTGGTGTTAAAACGGACGAAAAGAAACAGCATTTTGATGATATCTATATGGAGTCCACTCCTGTTCCTTTTAAGGAACGGATTATTGATGCTTTAGATTATATTTCTGATGATAATAATCGGCAAACTTTCGATCGACTAATTTTGCCTTGGTGTGAAAAACAAGAAGGAAAAGTGATTCCTTACGTGGATTTATGTTGCTGTTTTGGTAACACAACGTTAGCGATCGCGCATAATATGACAGTAGAGGAGATTCGAGAAAATTGGAAGGATGCAGCAACCGCACAAAAGCCTCTCAAACCGCGCCGTTTGCATCTTCAAACTTCTGGAATTGATCTGTCTGAAAACGCGCTTCAGTATGCGGAAAATGCAGGGATTTTCGATCGAACCATACAAGCGAATTTAAACCAACCTTCTGCGGAGAAAAAAGCAGCAGTGCTAAATACAATGAAAGAAGCAGACATTTTAGTTTCCACTGCGTCTTTAGTTTACTTAGAAGAAAGCGCGATCGAGGAGTTAATTTCCACGTTTGCTAATGCTCCCCGTGAAGGGTATTGTCTGGTTAATTTCCTCAATCCCTTTGGTTTAGAAAAAGCAGACGCAACCAAACGAATTTTACTACAAAATCTTGATTTTGTGGGTAGCACCGCCACTCGCCACCGTCGAATGTCTCCCCTCGAACAAGAAAACTATCCCGGTGAGGAATGGTCATTACTCGAAATTTGGGTTTTAAAGCGTAAGGGCTTGAAACAGAAAGTGGAAACTTAA
- a CDS encoding TldD/PmbA family protein produces MIDPEEVLEKARSAGAEEAEVYQVISRGHPVYFEANRLKQLETVESEGIALRVWRDRSPGVTVAYGDADANELVTRALGLCALNTPASIELTPNHQQVYPSQGKLISPESLITEGKSAIEELLNYNSSVLCTGELDCEQHTTRLLNTQGTDCQYTEISTSAFLQVEWVRGEDFLGIADGSESSEEIDLHTIKKRICQAMNWASVTVSPPQGRVPIIFTPKAANLFWETVIAALNGKQVWEGTSPWGDRSHEQVISDQITLKQDPTRNPERCPFDDEGTSTRELTLINQGRIEQFYTDRAIGRKLGIGSTGNGFRPSLGRYPTPSLINLIVTPGNGDLQDLITQLDDGLVIDQLLGEDADLSGDFSANIELGYRVQNGQITGRVKDTMVAGNIYTAFNHLLALGGDSQINGSYVTPSLLVEGLSVVS; encoded by the coding sequence ATGATTGATCCAGAAGAGGTTTTAGAGAAAGCGCGATCGGCGGGCGCAGAAGAGGCGGAAGTGTATCAAGTGATCTCTCGTGGGCATCCTGTCTATTTTGAAGCAAATCGCTTAAAACAGTTGGAAACAGTGGAATCAGAGGGAATCGCGTTACGGGTGTGGCGCGATCGATCCCCTGGGGTGACAGTCGCTTATGGCGATGCAGATGCTAATGAGTTGGTGACACGAGCGTTAGGTTTATGTGCGCTTAATACGCCAGCATCGATCGAGCTTACTCCCAACCATCAACAAGTTTATCCCAGCCAAGGCAAGCTGATCTCCCCAGAGAGTTTAATTACAGAGGGAAAAAGCGCGATCGAGGAACTGTTAAACTATAATTCTAGCGTCTTGTGTACTGGGGAACTAGACTGCGAACAACACACCACTCGCCTGCTCAACACACAAGGAACTGATTGTCAATACACCGAGATCAGCACCAGTGCGTTTTTACAAGTGGAATGGGTGAGAGGAGAGGATTTTTTAGGCATTGCTGACGGTAGCGAATCTTCGGAGGAGATTGATTTGCATACCATAAAAAAAAGAATTTGTCAAGCAATGAACTGGGCTTCGGTTACTGTTTCTCCCCCACAAGGTCGCGTTCCCATTATTTTTACCCCGAAAGCGGCGAATTTATTCTGGGAAACCGTGATCGCTGCTCTCAATGGGAAACAGGTATGGGAAGGAACATCCCCTTGGGGCGATCGAAGCCATGAGCAAGTGATCTCAGATCAGATTACGTTAAAACAAGACCCCACGCGCAACCCAGAGCGTTGTCCATTTGATGATGAGGGAACATCAACTCGCGAGCTTACTTTGATCAATCAAGGTCGCATTGAACAATTTTACACCGATCGCGCGATCGGGCGTAAACTAGGAATTGGTAGCACTGGAAACGGGTTTCGTCCCAGTTTAGGGCGTTATCCGACCCCTAGTTTAATCAACCTGATTGTTACGCCAGGGAATGGCGACTTACAAGACTTAATCACTCAACTGGATGATGGTTTAGTCATTGACCAACTTTTAGGAGAAGATGCTGATCTCTCTGGTGACTTTTCCGCTAACATCGAACTCGGTTATCGCGTCCAAAACGGACAAATCACTGGTCGAGTCAAGGATACAATGGTCGCTGGTAACATTTACACCGCTTTCAATCATCTGCTTGCGCTTGGGGGAGACTCACAAATTAACGGTTCTTATGTCACTCCTTCTCTCTTAGTAGAAGGGTTATCAGTGGTTAGCTAA
- a CDS encoding DUF4278 domain-containing protein produces MKLTYRGVQYENNTPVVETTEGEVAGKYRGLDWRFHELKKPLHLQPRANLTYRGITYEVHPALTSDVSVKPNAAYISTQAKARGLMRNQVLNFKKRQKSMLSRANAEIGLK; encoded by the coding sequence ATGAAACTTACTTATCGCGGTGTCCAATACGAAAACAATACTCCCGTCGTCGAAACTACAGAAGGCGAAGTTGCTGGCAAATATCGTGGTTTAGACTGGCGTTTTCACGAGCTGAAAAAACCGTTACACTTACAGCCAAGAGCTAACCTGACCTATCGAGGAATTACCTATGAGGTTCATCCTGCGCTCACGTCTGATGTATCTGTGAAGCCAAACGCTGCTTATATCTCGACGCAGGCGAAAGCGCGAGGCTTAATGCGTAATCAGGTGCTAAATTTCAAAAAACGCCAAAAATCAATGTTAAGTCGCGCTAATGCAGAAATCGGTCTCAAATAA
- a CDS encoding DUF6679 family protein: protein MLHRKLHQFCNEGREVCIFLRDQQRWIEEARIVSLEGDLMTVRYEIDEDEEISSWEEIIRIESIASITHRLASVSRADIDPLISDDCPEAEQIYPRYPDYPQE from the coding sequence ATGCTACACCGCAAGCTCCATCAATTTTGTAACGAAGGTCGTGAAGTCTGCATTTTCTTGCGGGATCAGCAACGCTGGATTGAAGAAGCACGAATCGTTAGTTTAGAAGGTGACTTGATGACGGTGCGCTACGAAATCGATGAAGATGAAGAAATTAGCTCTTGGGAGGAGATTATTCGTATAGAAAGTATTGCCTCTATTACCCATCGCCTAGCGTCAGTGAGCCGCGCTGATATTGACCCCCTTATTTCTGATGATTGTCCTGAAGCAGAACAAATTTATCCCCGTTATCCTGATTATCCTCAAGAATGA
- a CDS encoding MBL fold metallo-hydrolase, which yields MSDFSSPLCFYSYAVGHQGEGVCFFLQLGEHRLLLDCGLHEVEDLITAQANLPSIDLILCSHAHPDHARGLLALHRAFPDVPIYASEVTVQLLHLNWLEEEEIPSLAHALPTRSRIALADNLTVKLYPAGHLPGACAIALTYITDQREHRLLYTGDFFLSNSRLAEGLSIEALRDFSPDVMIVEGSYGTARHPHRRQQENQLMARLSETLTQGKNIVLPVPYFGLAQEILVLLRSHHQFTGRDLDIWVEATIAPVCEAYLSILPHLPDSIQNFAKHQPLFWDDRVRPRVRLLTNKSDLNQAATLLLVEENSNWEDILRHYNQQQWVIFQAETPTPLKSPARSVPWHTETYLLAQHSDGLGTTQLIHNLRPQHVIFVHGLKNYLIDLTSLEELQNRYHLHLPEAKTEVELHIGEKFLQPAAPAETNYEGEVKEAEKLINIQLPSSIINDPRWHNFSDTGLVKARWQGEELVLRGLSQKEILQQTSDEKLPRETASCGNCRHRQRQHCRNPASPLYGFQVTPEGYCPVFEPLPETD from the coding sequence ATGAGTGACTTCTCTTCCCCTCTCTGTTTTTATTCCTATGCGGTCGGTCATCAGGGGGAGGGGGTTTGTTTTTTCTTGCAGTTGGGAGAACATCGTTTGCTCCTTGATTGTGGACTACATGAAGTTGAGGATTTAATTACCGCTCAGGCTAATTTACCTTCGATCGATTTAATTTTATGTAGTCATGCTCACCCTGACCATGCGCGGGGCTTATTGGCTTTGCATCGTGCGTTTCCTGATGTGCCGATTTATGCCAGTGAAGTAACGGTGCAATTGCTCCATCTGAATTGGTTGGAAGAAGAGGAAATTCCCAGTTTAGCTCATGCTTTACCAACTCGATCGCGCATTGCGTTAGCAGACAATCTCACTGTCAAATTATATCCTGCGGGTCATTTACCCGGTGCTTGCGCGATCGCCCTCACTTATATCACTGATCAACGAGAGCATCGTCTGCTTTATACGGGTGATTTTTTCCTGTCTAACTCCCGTTTAGCGGAAGGATTATCCATTGAAGCGTTACGAGACTTTTCCCCTGATGTGATGATTGTGGAAGGGAGTTATGGTACAGCGCGACATCCTCACCGCCGCCAACAGGAAAATCAGTTAATGGCGCGGTTAAGTGAAACCTTGACACAGGGAAAAAATATTGTCTTACCTGTGCCTTATTTCGGTTTAGCACAAGAAATTTTAGTCCTGCTTCGATCGCATCATCAATTTACAGGTCGTGACCTTGATATTTGGGTCGAGGCAACGATCGCGCCTGTCTGTGAAGCCTATCTCTCCATCCTCCCTCATCTTCCCGATTCTATACAAAATTTTGCCAAACATCAGCCCTTATTTTGGGACGATCGGGTGCGTCCTAGAGTGCGCCTGCTCACCAATAAATCAGACTTAAATCAAGCTGCGACGCTTCTCCTCGTGGAAGAAAACTCAAACTGGGAAGACATCCTGCGCCACTACAATCAGCAACAATGGGTCATCTTCCAAGCGGAAACCCCCACCCCACTAAAATCCCCGGCAAGAAGTGTTCCCTGGCATACTGAAACCTACCTTCTCGCCCAACACAGCGACGGTTTAGGAACAACTCAACTGATCCACAACCTGCGTCCCCAGCACGTCATCTTTGTTCATGGTCTCAAAAACTATCTCATTGACCTTACCAGTCTAGAAGAATTACAAAATCGTTATCATCTCCATCTCCCAGAAGCAAAAACCGAAGTCGAACTGCACATTGGCGAGAAATTTCTCCAACCAGCAGCCCCAGCAGAAACCAATTATGAAGGGGAAGTCAAAGAAGCAGAAAAACTCATCAACATTCAACTTCCCAGTAGCATTATCAACGATCCACGCTGGCATAACTTTTCCGATACGGGATTAGTGAAGGCACGTTGGCAAGGGGAAGAACTGGTGTTGCGTGGTTTATCCCAGAAAGAGATTCTGCAACAAACCAGCGACGAAAAACTTCCTCGTGAAACAGCAAGCTGTGGCAATTGTCGCCATCGTCAACGCCAACATTGCCGTAACCCTGCTTCCCCTCTCTATGGGTTTCAAGTAACGCCAGAGGGCTATTGTCCCGTTTTTGAGCCATTACCCGAAACCGATTAA
- a CDS encoding YihY/virulence factor BrkB family protein, which translates to MRKLKSLFALLKETFTQWLEHKAPRLAAALAYYMVFSLAPLLVIAIAIAGAIFGEDAARGEIVARISGFVGQDAASVIEKAITNASQPDLSNVASLISIAVLLFGASGVFAQLQDALNTIWSVQPRPGRVVRQFISKRILSFAMVLGLGLFVILSLLLTAAISALSQLELLPGFPFLWKTLSLAVSFGLVTLFFALVFKFLPDAKVAWSDVWMGAIITSILFAIGRSLLGWYLGKTSFASTYGAAGSLIVLLAWIYYSAQILFLGAEFTEVYARKYGSHITPNCHSMRITTTPLDEQ; encoded by the coding sequence GTGAGAAAACTGAAGAGCTTATTTGCCCTCCTCAAAGAAACTTTTACCCAGTGGCTAGAGCATAAAGCCCCCCGCCTAGCCGCCGCCTTAGCCTACTATATGGTTTTTTCCCTTGCTCCTTTGCTAGTGATTGCCATTGCCATTGCAGGAGCAATATTTGGCGAAGACGCTGCTCGTGGGGAAATTGTCGCTCGAATTAGTGGCTTTGTTGGTCAAGATGCTGCCAGTGTCATTGAAAAAGCGATTACCAATGCCAGTCAGCCCGATTTAAGTAACGTTGCTTCTCTGATTAGTATTGCTGTCCTTCTTTTCGGTGCGTCTGGTGTTTTCGCACAACTTCAAGATGCGCTGAATACAATTTGGAGTGTGCAACCGCGACCGGGGCGAGTGGTTAGACAATTTATCAGCAAACGGATTTTATCTTTTGCGATGGTTTTAGGTTTAGGTCTTTTTGTCATCCTCTCCCTTCTCCTCACCGCCGCGATTTCTGCTTTAAGTCAATTGGAATTACTGCCTGGGTTTCCTTTCCTCTGGAAAACCCTCTCTCTAGCGGTTTCGTTTGGTTTAGTTACCCTATTTTTTGCCTTAGTCTTTAAGTTTCTCCCTGATGCCAAAGTTGCTTGGAGTGATGTTTGGATGGGAGCAATTATTACTTCTATTTTATTCGCCATCGGGCGATCGTTGCTGGGATGGTATTTGGGAAAAACCAGTTTTGCTTCTACTTATGGCGCGGCTGGTTCTTTAATTGTCCTTCTCGCATGGATTTATTATTCAGCACAAATTCTCTTTTTAGGCGCAGAATTTACGGAAGTTTATGCTCGTAAATATGGCTCTCACATTACCCCCAATTGTCACTCCATGAGAATTACAACCACCCCCCTTGATGAACAATAA
- the trpB gene encoding tryptophan synthase subunit beta, whose protein sequence is MTVSSVSSVFPTSQYPDAKGRFGEFGGKYVPETLIHALSELETAYEQIRRDPDYNQQLTQLLNDYVGRPSPLYFAERLSEHYAQPNGTKPQIYLKREDLNHTGAHKINNAIAQVLLARKMGKKRIIAETGAGQHGVATATVCARFGLDCVIYMGVHDMERQALNVFRMRLMGATVEPVEAGNGTLKDATSQAIRDWVTNVETTHYILGSVAGPHPYPMIVRDFHAIIGKETREQCQEKWGGLPDILLACVGGGSNAMGLFAEFVSEPAIRLIGVEAGGEGINSPKHAATLTRGKPGVLHGAMSYLLQDGEGQVTEAHSISAGLDYPGVGPEHSYLKDSNRAEYYSVTDAEAVEAFQRMSRLEGIIPALETAHAFAYLETLCPQLSGSPKIVINCSGRGDKDVQTVAKYLEEH, encoded by the coding sequence GTGACAGTATCATCAGTATCATCAGTTTTTCCTACGTCTCAATATCCTGATGCCAAAGGGCGTTTTGGTGAATTTGGCGGAAAATATGTTCCCGAAACCCTCATCCATGCTCTTAGTGAGTTAGAAACCGCTTATGAGCAAATTCGCCGTGATCCAGATTATAATCAACAGTTAACACAATTATTAAATGATTATGTGGGGCGACCCAGTCCCCTTTATTTTGCCGAACGTCTCAGTGAACATTATGCCCAACCCAACGGCACGAAACCGCAAATTTACCTCAAACGGGAAGACTTAAACCATACGGGAGCGCATAAAATTAATAATGCGATCGCGCAGGTGCTTTTAGCTCGTAAAATGGGGAAAAAGCGCATTATTGCCGAAACTGGGGCGGGTCAACATGGCGTTGCCACAGCAACCGTTTGCGCTCGTTTTGGCTTAGACTGTGTGATTTATATGGGCGTTCACGATATGGAACGTCAAGCATTAAATGTGTTTCGGATGCGGTTAATGGGAGCAACCGTTGAACCTGTAGAAGCAGGAAATGGAACGCTGAAAGATGCCACTTCCCAAGCGATTCGAGATTGGGTGACGAATGTGGAAACCACTCACTATATTTTAGGTTCGGTGGCGGGTCCTCATCCCTATCCCATGATTGTCCGCGATTTTCATGCCATTATTGGTAAAGAAACCCGTGAACAATGTCAAGAAAAATGGGGCGGCTTACCCGATATTCTCTTAGCTTGTGTCGGTGGCGGCTCCAATGCGATGGGATTATTTGCGGAATTTGTCTCTGAACCTGCAATTCGCCTCATTGGGGTGGAAGCTGGTGGCGAGGGTATTAATTCCCCTAAACACGCCGCCACGCTCACGAGAGGGAAGCCAGGAGTGTTACATGGTGCGATGAGTTATCTACTCCAAGATGGGGAAGGACAAGTCACGGAAGCTCATTCTATCAGTGCTGGGTTAGATTATCCAGGAGTGGGACCCGAACATAGTTATCTAAAAGATAGTAATCGCGCTGAATACTATAGTGTGACAGATGCCGAAGCAGTGGAGGCATTTCAACGAATGTCCCGTTTAGAGGGGATTATTCCCGCGTTAGAAACCGCTCATGCGTTTGCTTATTTGGAAACCCTTTGTCCTCAACTCTCTGGCTCACCGAAAATTGTGATTAATTGTTCGGGACGCGGTGATAAAGATGTGCAAACGGTCGCCAAATACTTGGAGGAGCATTAA
- a CDS encoding ribonuclease D, which yields MNLSKLQVCDRDLSPELLEQYKASPAVAVDTETMGLNPMRDRLCLVQLCDAEGNVTMIRIAKGQQKAEYLQQLLAAQNVEKVFHFARFDVAQFYNTFGVMTTPIFCTKIASKMARTYTSSHGLKSLVQELEQIELDKRSQSSDWGNIENLSPEQLSYAANDVRYLISLKTRLEKMLQREERWELTQECFTCIPTFVKLDLQQFDHIFEH from the coding sequence ATGAATTTGTCGAAATTACAAGTTTGCGATCGAGATTTATCTCCAGAATTATTAGAACAGTATAAAGCAAGTCCCGCCGTTGCTGTAGATACAGAAACAATGGGTTTAAATCCCATGCGCGATCGGCTCTGTTTAGTGCAATTATGTGATGCAGAAGGGAACGTAACCATGATTCGCATCGCCAAAGGACAACAGAAAGCGGAATATCTGCAACAATTACTGGCGGCTCAAAATGTTGAAAAAGTTTTCCATTTTGCTCGGTTTGATGTCGCCCAGTTTTATAATACGTTTGGGGTGATGACAACCCCGATTTTCTGTACAAAAATTGCTAGTAAAATGGCGCGGACTTATACCTCTAGTCATGGTTTAAAGAGCTTAGTACAGGAATTAGAGCAAATTGAACTGGATAAGCGTTCTCAAAGCTCAGACTGGGGAAATATCGAAAATCTATCCCCAGAACAGTTAAGTTATGCGGCGAATGATGTTCGTTATTTGATCAGTTTGAAAACAAGGTTAGAAAAAATGCTACAACGAGAGGAACGTTGGGAATTAACCCAAGAATGTTTTACTTGTATCCCGACTTTTGTCAAGTTAGATTTACAACAGTTTGATCACATTTTTGAACATTAG
- a CDS encoding ArsA family ATPase encodes MQQDNNLKLTLFSGKGGVGKTTVSCSFARNLARSHPQDRILLLSTDPAHSVGDVLDLPVGETATPLSDLPNLQVRALNAVTLLGEFKERYGDTLEVLVERGSFVDGEDLTPAWDLGWPGLDELMGVLEIQRLFNEDEVDRIVVDMAPSGHSLHLFEMMDFLDNFLGGLEGFQEKHRVMVRSLSRNYTPDETDEFLDKMRDDLARGRSMLQDEQKTACIVGAIAQPMSWLETQDFITSLQALKIPCGGAFVNRIIPNDSNSPATLDRFYEQQQLLTQFRDLLQPLPLYGVPEQDSDPVGGASLDELFPKIQPVEEITLIEQPETISFPEAIPPGLPDWIEENSQLLLIGGKGGVGKTTTAASIGWGMAQRHPDKKIRLMSIDPAHSLADALDAPLGHDPVAVTDNLSAQEIDSDLLLDQFREDYLWELAEMMSGGNGDTEGLQLAYGPESWRQMVSQGLPGVDEMLALLTVVDLLEAGEQDLIIVDTAPTGHLLRFLEMPTALTDWLSWIFKLWMKYQAVAGHMELVTRLRQLRKRVVNTHKKLQDADYTEFIGVLQNQSAIVAETQRMTEALEEQGISQRYIIHNRYHPHQEIDVNRFPNQTVVRLPLLPRSIPALERIEGAAKLLF; translated from the coding sequence ATGCAACAGGATAATAACTTAAAACTGACGCTTTTTAGTGGTAAAGGAGGAGTGGGAAAAACCACTGTTTCTTGTAGTTTTGCGCGAAATTTGGCGCGATCGCATCCTCAAGATCGCATTTTATTACTTTCCACTGATCCAGCGCATTCAGTGGGAGACGTGCTAGATTTGCCTGTAGGAGAAACCGCCACCCCATTAAGCGATCTTCCTAATCTCCAAGTTCGCGCCTTAAATGCGGTAACACTTCTCGGAGAATTTAAAGAACGCTACGGAGATACTCTCGAAGTGTTAGTGGAACGAGGAAGTTTTGTGGATGGGGAAGATTTAACTCCCGCTTGGGATTTGGGATGGCCCGGTTTAGATGAGTTAATGGGCGTTTTGGAGATTCAACGGCTGTTTAATGAAGATGAAGTCGATCGCATCGTCGTCGATATGGCGCCGAGTGGTCACAGTCTCCATTTATTCGAGATGATGGACTTTTTAGATAACTTTCTCGGTGGGTTAGAGGGGTTTCAAGAAAAACATCGCGTGATGGTGAGAAGTTTGTCTCGCAACTACACACCTGATGAGACAGACGAGTTTTTAGACAAAATGCGGGATGATCTCGCCAGAGGTCGATCGATGCTGCAAGATGAGCAAAAAACCGCTTGCATTGTGGGCGCGATCGCACAGCCCATGAGTTGGTTAGAAACCCAAGACTTTATAACCTCACTTCAAGCGCTTAAAATTCCCTGTGGCGGTGCTTTTGTCAATCGAATCATCCCCAACGACAGCAACTCCCCAGCAACGCTCGATCGATTTTATGAACAACAGCAACTTCTCACGCAATTTCGCGATCTCCTGCAACCGTTACCCTTGTATGGCGTACCCGAACAAGATTCTGATCCCGTCGGAGGAGCGTCTTTAGATGAACTTTTCCCCAAAATTCAACCCGTAGAAGAGATTACACTGATTGAACAACCCGAAACCATTTCCTTCCCAGAAGCAATCCCACCTGGACTTCCCGACTGGATCGAAGAAAACTCACAACTGCTTTTAATTGGGGGGAAAGGGGGTGTCGGAAAAACCACTACCGCAGCCAGTATCGGTTGGGGAATGGCGCAACGTCACCCCGACAAAAAAATCCGTTTAATGTCCATTGATCCTGCTCATTCTTTAGCCGATGCTTTAGACGCTCCCCTCGGACATGATCCCGTTGCTGTCACCGACAATTTGAGCGCCCAAGAAATTGATTCCGACTTGCTTTTAGATCAGTTTCGGGAAGACTATCTCTGGGAATTAGCAGAAATGATGAGTGGGGGAAACGGCGACACTGAAGGGTTACAGCTTGCTTATGGGCCCGAATCGTGGCGACAAATGGTTTCGCAAGGACTGCCTGGGGTAGATGAAATGTTAGCGTTGTTAACGGTTGTGGACTTGTTAGAAGCAGGGGAACAAGATTTAATTATTGTTGATACCGCCCCCACTGGTCATCTGTTACGCTTTTTAGAAATGCCAACCGCCTTAACCGACTGGTTGAGTTGGATATTTAAGCTGTGGATGAAGTATCAAGCCGTTGCTGGTCACATGGAATTGGTGACGCGGTTACGTCAGCTAAGAAAACGAGTGGTTAACACTCATAAAAAGTTACAGGATGCGGATTATACTGAGTTTATCGGGGTGTTACAAAATCAGAGCGCGATCGTCGCAGAAACGCAACGGATGACGGAAGCATTGGAGGAACAAGGGATTTCTCAACGATATATTATCCACAATCGTTATCATCCCCATCAAGAAATTGATGTCAATCGGTTTCCGAATCAAACCGTAGTGCGGCTTCCTCTTTTACCTCGATCGATTCCCGCTTTAGAACGAATTGAAGGAGCGGCAAAACTCTTGTTTTAA